In the genome of Dyadobacter fermentans DSM 18053, the window AATTGCATTAAGCGCTTCGTTTCCGTGCGGACTGCTTTCAGGTCGTTTTTCTCGTCGGTCACGTCCAGTTTCCACACGCGGCCGTAGTTTTTGGTATCCCAGCCATTGATCCAGTCGGCCACGTACAAGGCACCGTCCGGACCGAAGCGGATACCGGTCGGCAGGATACCCGTCAGGATGTTCTTCTCGCCATCCAGCACGAACGAAGCGCCTTTTGGTTTCAAACCGAATGACCAGATCGGCGAACGCGCGGGGTTACCGACGAATTCCACGAGGAAGAATTTGTTTTTCCACTCCTTACCCAATGCCGTTCCCGGGTTGTACTGCATTCCGGTTGGTCCGTTGTGGTAGTTTTGGATTGGAGGAATGATATAGGCCGCCTGACCGTCCCAGCGTGGTTTGAACAACTTTTCGTCCATCCAAACCTTGTAACTATTGTTTTTGGGATCGGTGTATTTGCCATATTGCCAGTTGGAGCGCCAGCCGGCATCGGAGCCTTCCACTATGTGCACCAAACGCTCGCTTTCGCCGGGGTGATCGCCGTCGTTGTCGGAGCTGATGAGATTGCCGTATTCGTCGAACACAAACTCGTGCGTGTTACGCAATCCGTGCGCGAAGATTTCGAAATCGGAGCCATCCGGGTTGGAGCGGGCGATGATACCTGAATTTGGATGCTCATGTTTCACGCCTTCGGCAGTAGTGATATTAGCACCAATGTCGCCGATATTCCAGTAAATCTTACCATCCGGGCCCTCGATCGGGTTGGACATGCCGTGCCCGCTGAAACCGATATGCACGCCATATCCGTGGCTGATAGAAGTCTTTTCGTCGAGCACACCGTCGCCATTGGTATCTCGCAAACGCCACACATCCGGCGCGATCGTCACGAAAACGTCCTTTGCCCGGACGAGCAGGCCGCCCGCTACGTCGGAAACTTCATCGAAGAAATCGTCGAGAATGCGCATCGATACGTCGGCGATGCCGTCGTTGTCGGTGTCTTCAATGCGCCAAACCTCATCTTTTTCAACCGCGAGGTCTTTCCAGTCGTGCGAACCGTCACCGTTGAGGTCTTTTACCCAGTTATTTTCTTTGCTTTTTTCGGGAGCGAAAGTCTTGTGCAGAAATTTCCGGCGGTCTTCTACGGTTTGCAAGGCGATGGATTCAGTGATCCAGTTGCGGTGCCCGCGGATATCGAATTCGGAATTCTTCTGGCGGTTGGTTCTGTTCAGGTACACGCGGCCGGCGTCGTCCATCGCGATCGCCACGGGATCGGGCGCCAGGGAATCGGAGGCCCAGAGGTCGAGTTTCAGACCGTCGGCCAGCTTCACGACTGTCTTTTCACGGATTTCCCTTGCCCTGGCTTTGCCAGTTGCGGGGTCTTCCTTCACAACCACTTTGGTACTGTTGGTCTTCACCACCGGCCCGGACGACATCGGGGCCATTTTCATACACGACACTACCGCCACCGTGGTAGCCGCCATCAGGGTTAGGGGTGTTTTGAGATGTTTTTTGGAGATCATTGAGGACGTTGCTTGATGCAGATTATTCAGGTTCCGTCATGAACCGGATACAAAGGAATTAAAAATGGAGCTAATAATTGCTTTTGCCGACTGGAAAGAATGCAGATAAACCTTGGAAAGGTAACTTATTTGGCAATATGGGTCGTCAGCAATTCGCGCACTGAAATTTCGAAATCTTCCATCACCGGATATGCCGAGCAAACATCCAGTTCTGTGCAGATTTTGACATTTTTGCGGGAAGTGTACACATATACCACTTCATTGTCTGGATAAATATGCCAAACGACCCTGACTGAGGAATTAAAATATTCGGCCAGCTTTTCTTCAACCTTTTCAGCGTCGTCGGTGGGCGAGATCACCTCGATCAGAAATTCGGGGATAGGTTCCTCCTCTGATGCGGCAGACGCGTCGATCTGTTCGCCGGAGAAAAAAGAAAGATCGGGGCGTCGCATCTGGATGGCGCTCAGAATGACGTCTTGCTCCATGATCAGTACGCCGCCTTTTGAAAAGGCAGCTGTGCCGAAAAATAATTGTTGAAGTCTTCTGATGATGAAGAGGTGTCGTTTCTTCACTTTCCCGGATCTGATGATTTTACCGTCGTTCCATTCATATTTAAAACCATCGACGGTTTCCCACCGGACGAATTCATCCAGCGTGCGGGGCAAAACCGAAGATGCGGAACGGAGTATCATAGCTTTGGGTATCAGTTTATTCTACTTGATATTGAGGTACAAATACCATTCTAATTTACAAAATCAAACCTAGACAATCAAAACAAGCGCGCGCAAGCGATATGTGAGCAAGGCGGGCACTGCACGATCATGCAGGGGGTAGATTAGCATAGCCACTTTTTATCAGGGATTTCAATTTGCAAAAAATCCAACGGTACGGCGGGTAACCGCTGCTGTATTAATCAGGCCGAAGGTTTCTCTGTGGTATAATTTTTTGCTAAAATGCAGCTCTAAAATGCGTTTTCATTCCTAATCTGATATCCGGCCTTTATGGTTTTACAGCTTGTTATTACCGTTGTACTTGTTCTTTTAAATGGGTTTTTCGTGGCGGCTGAGTTCGCGATCGTTAAAATCCGGGCGTCGCAGCTGGAACAAAAGGCCCAGGAAGGAAACCGGATGGCCATTCTTTCCAAACAAATCGTGGCCAACCTCGACGGTTACCTGGCCGCAACGCAGTTCGGGATCACACTCGCGAGTCTTGGGTTGGGTTGGATAGGGGAGCCGGTGGTTTCGAAGATGATCATCGGTGCCATGGACCTGGTGGGGCTTTCCATCGATCCCGAGGTGGCGCACCACATCGCATTGCCCACCGCATTTGCCATTATCACGGTGCTGCACATTGTATTCGGAGAGCTGGCGCCAAAATCGATCGCGATCCAGCGGCCGGAATCGACTACCCTGGCTTTGTCCTATCCGCTGCACGGTTTTTTCCTGATATTCCGACCGGTCGTGTGGCTGCTGAACGGCATTGCCAATGTGATTCTGAAAGGTTTCGGCATTACGCCGTCGCATGGCAGCGAGGTGCACAGCAGCGATGAGCTGCGTTATCTGGTTCAGCAACAGAAAGATAGTGGAATGATTGAAGCGGCTGATTATGATTTGATCAAGAATGCATTCGACTTTTCGGAACGGATAGCACGACAAATCATGATCCCCAGGCCGCAGGTTGTCGGGATAGATGTCAATGATTTCACGGAGGCAAAACTTGAAAAAGTAATAGAAGAAGGCTATTCGAGAATGCCGGTTTACGAGGATACGCTCGATCAGGTGATCGGTGTGCTGCATTTGAAGGATCTGTTGCTGAAAATGCGGCAGGGCAAGGATATCGTCCTGCGTGAGCTGATCCGCCCCATCGCGACGGTGCACGGTTCGAAGCCGATCGGGGCGCTGCTGCGTGAATTTCAGGTGAGCCGGCAACAAATGGCCGTGATCGTGGATGAATACGGAGGCGTGGACGGCATTGTGACAATGGAGGATATTCTCGAAGAGCTCGTAGGGGAAATTCAGGATGAGTACGATAACGAGGCACCGATCGTGAAAAATGAATCGGACAATACGTACACTGTGCAAGGTGCGGCTTCCATCGCGGATTTGAATGACAAACTCCCGCACGACATCACGCGTCGCCCCGACTATGAAACGCTCGCCGGTTACCTGATCTGGAAATGCGGTCGGATTCCGGCAGTGGGCGAGAAGGTCAAAACAAAGCATTACGAATTTACGGTGCTCAAAAAGCAGCGAAGCTCGGTTACCCAGGTGAAGATCGCCGTGCTGGAAAGTTAGCGGGAGGGGAGGGTCAATAAGTGGGCGGCTTCGGCTCGTGGTAACGGTGATCAGTTGTTGCCAGGAATAGTCAGGAATAGTCAGGTATTGTAAACTGTTTCTCAATGGGCAGAAATGCGGTTTTCTTGGGATTTCTTGCCGTCTTGACCATGGCTCAGGTTGGGTGTAGCCGGAAGAATGCTTCCACAAATGACGACAATTTTCCTACCTACGAACAGATTCGAGGCAACAAACAGTATTGGCATGATCAGGTGTTGCCTCATACCGCGCAAAGCGACTATTTGCCCAGAACTTCCAACAATTCCGCGATCATCAGATCCAGGTATTTCGGAGCATTCGATTTTCCCGGCGACAGCGTCGTTTACATCGTGAACGGGCGACAGGCGAAGAATAAAAAGTCTGCTGAAACGGAAGTAAAAAAGCACGCTTCCAAAATCGACCGCGTGTCGATCAGCGAAGTGGGGCCGGACGGGAAACGTTTGGTGGAGATCAGCTTTTCGGAAGATGACAAGGGCGACGACATAGTCGTTCCCTAAGCGGTCAGGCCTCGTTATAGAGCTTCAATACGGTTTGCCGCAGCTTTTTGCCCGTATCACTCAGCACGAATGCAATGCCTTCGGCCATGTCCGCGGCGGGAATCCATTTGCTGAAATCGGAGCCTGGCATGGCGGCGCGGTTATCAGGCGTGTCGATAATGCTCGGGACAATCACCGTGGCCGTGATATGCTTCGATTTGCCTTCTGCATTGATGAGATCGGCCATTTGGAAGATCAATGTTTTGGAAAGGGTGTAGGCAAAGCTGCCCGTACCCGCCTCGGCTACCAGCGCCGGCCGTGCGCCGATGAACACGAATTGCCCGCCCCCGTTTGCCTCAAAATGCTTCATGAGCGGCTTTACGACATGGAAAGCCGTTTTGAAATTGATCGACAGCATTTGCTCGATGTCCGAGTCGGTGGTATCAGTCAGTTTGGCCATCGCAAAACCGCCTGCGAGCAATATCCCGGCCTCTATTTTGCCTGCATTGGCAATGGCTTCTGCGACAAATACGTCAGCCTGTTCGGGATGGGCGAGGTCGGCCAGGTAACTGGAGACATTCGCATTATCCGCGTAAGCATCCGTTTTCCCTTTGCGCACATTGATATGCAAGCCATAACCAAACTCCGTGAGTTTTTTGACAACATCTTTCCCGAGATTTCCCGTGGCTCCGCTGACGATGACTTGTTTGGGCATGGTTATGGCTTTTAAATGCTATTTGTTCAGGATATCAACGAGGAATTTCCGGAATGGTTCAGCAAATTCCTTTCTTTTCAATGCAAACTCGACGGTTGTTTTGAGGTAATCCAGCTTGTCGCCGATATCGTGGCGCTTGCCTTCGATATGGTGTGCGAAAATATTTTCGCGTTTCAAAAGCAGCAACAGCGAGTCGGTGAGTTGGATTTCGTTGTTCTTGCCTTTGGGCGTCTGCTCGATGGTGTTAAAAATTTCGGGCGTGAGCACATACCGGCCGGCAATGGCCAGGTTGGAAGGTGCCTTGTCGATAGCCGGCTTTTCGACTAATGTGCTCAGTTCGAGGATGGAGTCGCTGAGTGAGTTACCGCCTACGATGCCGTAACGGTTTACTTTATTGGCAGGCACTTCCTCCACCGCGATCACCGAGCCGCCGTATTGTTCATACGTGTCCATCAGCTGCTGGGTCACCGGAATCACCGAATCCATGATGGTATCGCCCAAAAGTACCGCAAATGGCTCATTACCAACGTGGTGACGCGCATAGTAAATGGCGTCGCCGAGGCCGTTGGCTTCTTTCTGCCGTACGAAATGCACATTGGCCATGTCTGCCAAACGGCGCATTTCATTGAACCAAAGGAGATCTTCCTTTTCTTCGAGGCGACTTTCGAGTTCCACATTGCGATCGAAATGGTCCTCGATAGCCCGCTTTCCTTTCCCGGAAATGATCAGGATATCTTCAATCCCCGAGTCAACGGCTTCCTGCACTACGTATTGAATGGTAGGAATGTCGATAATCGGAAGCATTTCCTTCGGCATCGACTTGGTTGCCGGCAGGAATCGGGTCCCAAGCCCGGCGGCAGGTATAACGGCTTTACGAATCATGTCTTAGTTACTTCGGCTTTCGGCTTTCGGCCGTCGGCCTTTTTTGTTTTAAATGAGTATGTTAATTGTATTGAGTAAATTTTCGATAGCCGATAGCCGATAGCCGATAGCCGATAGCCGACAGCCGACAGCCGACAGCCATCAAACCACAAACGGCCGTATCACCCGCGCATTGAACTTCTTCAACTGTACAAACAGCTGGTTCAGCATGTCGTCGTCCTTGTAAATGCCGATGATCGTGCCGCCGGAGCCTGCAAATTTGGCGGAAGCGCCGCATGCACGGGCAGCGTTGATGAGCCTTTTGTTGGATTCGGGGACGTTGTAAATTTTGCAGCGCAGGTCGAAATTCTCGTTCATGAGCGCATGCAGGTCGTCGGGGCGGTTTTCGAGCAATGCCGTGCGGCCGTCTTCCGCTTTCTGGGCGATCTGGCCCAGGACGTCGATCACATCCTGCTCACCCCGGTCGTAGCGCGTGCGCACGTCGTTGTGCACCTTGCCCGACACCTTGCTGAGGTTGGTATTGTAAGCCACGTACAGTTTTGGCAGCAGTTCGGGGTTAATGCGCTCGTAGCGGCCATGTCCCTGCGTCTGGATCATCGTTTTGTCAAAATCCATATACACACAACCCTCGTAGCACTGGATCACGCGGTCCTGCAAGCCGGCAGTAATGCCCAGCTCCTCGGTTTCGGTCACCATCACGAGCTGCGGCAGTATTTCAATCGGTATTTCGACCTTGTAAAACTGCATCAATGCGCGGAACAAGGCGACGATGATCGCACTCGAACCCGACATGCCCACCTGCCGCGGGATGGATGAGCGGTACCGCACGGTAAAATTCTTGTTGGGAAGCCGGATGTTGTTCTCCTCGCAATAGTCGCCGAACTTCTTGATGCCGGCCTTTATGAGCGGGATACCGCCATTATAGCCCAGCATATTCACCGAATCGCGGAGGTGGAAAATGCTCCGGAACGTGTTCAGGTCCTGCGGTTGCGGCTCGATATGCAGCTCGGGCGACTCGTACAGCGAAATGGAAGCGCCGAAATTTCTTACAGATATGGAAATCGTTTTTCCGAAAAAGCCATCAGAAGGATTGCCCAAAAGCCCCGCACGGGCATAGGCGCGTGTTTCAATGATCAATGTAAATGCGTGTTTAGCCGGAAGTATTAACTAGCGGGACGACAAAATACCTTTTTAGCCCTTATAAGCAGGTATTTCAATTTTTTACCCAATGCACGTGAAATCTATGAATGAACCGGCTGGAAACAAAAAAAGCGGGATAAAATATTATCCACGCTTTTCGTAAGAGGAACGGTTTATGAATGTTATTGTTTCACTACCTGAACGTTCGCGATCAGTTTCACCTCATCGCCTACCACTACGCCACCGGCTTCGGTCACTGCGCTCCATTCCAGGCCGAATTCCTTGCGGTTGATTTTGCCGCTGAGCTCGAAACCTGATTTGTTGTTACCGTAGAAGTCGGTCATGTTACCGCCGTATTCCACCGCAAAATCAACAGGTTTGGTCGTGCCTTTTACGGTCAGTTCACCGTGGAGTTTGTAGCTGTCATCGCCTTTTTTCGCCAGTTTACCGGTGAATGACAATTTAGGATGGTTTTCAGCATCGAAGAAATCGGCCGATTTCAAGTGCTGGTCGCGCTGTTCCTGTTTGGTATCTATGCTTTCTACATCCGCAGAAAAGTGGACGGTAGCACCGTCGAAGTCTTCATTTTCAGTCTCTACACCGCCTTCGAAACTGTTGAATGCACCGGTAACGGTGGAGATCACCAGGTGTTTCACTTTGAACTGGATTTCTGAATGTGTTGGGTCAATCACCCATTTAGTAGTAGCCATGTCTATGTCTTTTTTAAATGTATTTACATTTAATGTATATACATCTAATTGTAAATATTAGTTTCAAATGCATAAAAAAATCCCGAAAAAAATTATTCCGGGATTTTTTAAAGTGCTTTGCTGGCTATTATTGAGGCATTTCGAAAATTTTGGGGTCCACTTTGGGGTTCATTTCAATTGCCAGGATTTTGAGCCCCATTTTAGTACCGGGCATTGCCGAGGTAGTTACTTCGGAAGTGAACGGATAATAAATGCCGTCCACCGCACGAAAATCCGACTGCACGTTTTCAGACATTATCTCCTGTCCGTTCACACTCGTTTGTGCCACGATTTTAAGGATATAAAAAGTGTCCTTCGAAATGTAATTGATCCTGCGCACGCCGTCGGGCAACGTCATGGTTACCTTATAAACCTTCGCGCCGGCCAGGTCCTCCTCGCCGTCGAGCGTCACTTTATAGCCTTTCTCCTTGTAGTTGTAAAGGCCAGTGAGATCGGTCTCGTTCGTGAGTGATTTTACGGCGTCGGCGGGCAATGCGGTTGCCTTGGAATTTCCGGTCATGGGGTTGATAGCCCAGCCTGTGGTGCCGCTTACGGCCTGCACGATCGTCGATCCCTGCACGGTTGTTTCGCTTCGGAAGCCTTTGTTCTGCACAATGGTGGTGGTGATGGGCACCTTCATGTTCATGATATCCATTTCAGCGGAGATTTTCATGCTCTGCAACTTGCCCAGTTTCTCGCCGCCCATGGCTTTGATGTGTTTGGCAATGATGTCGTCGACATTCTGCGCATTCGCAGCGCCAGCAAGGCAAGTAATAATCAGGAATGCGAGTAGTTTGAAAAGGTTTTGTGGACGTTGCATGTTCTTGTGTGGTTTGTTTGAGTCATTACGACAGAACTTCTATTCTATCGCGGAAAACGGTTACTAGCTTATGTTCTTTGCTCAGTTCGGCAATATTATGCCATTTTTGTGCAATATTTCAAAAAGTTCTGACGCTTTGATGTTACCCAGGCGAAAATGAATGACGTTCGGTGGAGGTACACTGGTGATCATCCGAGCAGAAAAGTCGGAGTCACGGGTCACAATGGTCAGCCGGTTTTCGCGAGCGTAGTCCCAGATCCGGGAGTCAAGCCATTCATCGTCCAAGCTTCGCTGATGAATAAACTCAGCACTGTTCCAAACCGAGCAGTGTTCTGGCAAGTTCACATCGATCAGGTATTTGGGCATGTCAGGCGGCAGTCGGGTAGCTGGCAAAGTTTCTTCCTGCCATTTGCGCCGCGAAATGCAGACATGCGTCTATATCGGCATTTTCCAGGGAAGGGAAATGGTAGAGAATGGTGTCACGCGTATCACCCGCTGCCAGATGTTCCAATACCGTCTGCACAGTGATTCTTTTGCCTCTAATCGTCGGTTTCCCGTTACATAAGTCGGGATTAACGGTAATTCTCTCAATCAAGTCGGCCATTGCAATTTCGTTTTAATAACGGATAGCGGATTAGTAAATAAACAAAAAAAACGGCCGGATTGTTGCAATCCGGCCGTTTGGAATGGTATTGAGGTAATCTTAGTTTTTCAATGCTTCGGCACCGCCTACGATTTCGAGGATTTCCTTCGTAATCGCAGCCTGGCGGGTACGGTTGTACACCAGGCGCAGGTCTTTCAAAAGCTCCTGGGCGTTTTCCGTTGCCTTGTCCATCGCGGTCATACGCGCTCCCTGCTCCGATGCATTGGATTCGAGAACGGCGCGGTACAACTGGATTTTCAAAGATTTTGGAATCAGCTCGGCAAGGATTTCATCCTCGTCCGGTTCGAAAATATAGTTAACCTCGGTCTTCTTCGACTTGGTCGATTGGTTTTCAGCTACAATCGGAAGGTACGGGTCGGTGTGGATGATTTGCGTGGCTACGTTTTTAAATTCGTTGTACACGATATCCACTTTGTCGTAACGGCCTTCCGAGAAATCCCTCATGATCTCCTCGGCAGCATTCTTCGCATTCACAAAGCTCAAACGGCCGAAGAGGTCGGTGTAAGCCGTGTTTACAGTGAAGCCGCGGCGAATGAGCGACTCAGCGCCCTTTTTACCGATAGCAAAAATCTCTACATTCCCTTTTGCCGCCTGAGCCGCATATTTCGACTCGATGAGCTGGATTGTAGCTTTAATAATGTTGGTATTGAATGCTCCGCACAATCCACGGTCGGAAGTTACAACTACGATGAGCACCTTTTCCACCGCGCGAACGGCTTTCAACGGGCTATCGGCAGCGCTTTCCGATCCTGACGAAACTGTCAGAAGCATTTCACCAAGCTTCTGTGCGTAAGGGCGCATTTGCAGAATGCTGTCCTGTGCACGACGCAGCTTGGCTGCCGCCACCATTTTCATGGCTTTGGTGATTTGCTGTGTGGAATTAACCGAAACGATACGGTTACGTACTTCTTTTAAGCTGGCCATTTTCTGGGTGTTTTAAGCGATCCGGTGATCCTATTATATGTGTACTAGGAAAATGCCGGAACGGGTGACGCTCCGGCATTTTTACCGGTGTTAACGATATTTTACAGCAACTTCCTTAGCTACTTTCTCGATAACGTCTGTTACGCTGTTGTCCAGTTTTCCGGCACGCAAAGCAGCGAGCGCTTCTTTATTCTGGCTAGCCAATACGGTGGTGAAATCCTTTTCGAATTCTTTCACACGGGCCACGTCTACGGTATCCAGCAAACCTTTGGTGGATGCGTAAACGGTTGCTACCTGCAATTCAACAGGAACCGGCGCGTATTGTGCTTGTTTCAAAACTTCCTGGTTGCGGCGTCCCCGGTCGATCGCCAGCTTGGTAGCGGCATCGAGGTCGGAGCCGAATTTCGCGAATGCTTCGAGCTCGCGGAACTGCGCCTGATCCAGTTTCAGGGTACCCGAAACTTTCTTCATCGATTTGATCTGCGCGTTACCACCCACACGTGATACCGAGATACCTACGTTGATCGCAGGACGGATACCCGAGTTGAACAGGTTGGATTCGAGGAAGATCTGGCCGTCGGTGATCGAGATTACGTTCGTAGGAATATAAGCCGAAACGTCACCCGCCTGTGTTTCGATGATCGGAAGGGCTGTGAGTGAACCACCACCTTTTACTTTACCTTTCAATGAAGGCGGAAGGTCGTTCATGTTCGCAGCGATGCTGTCGTCAGCGATTACTTTCGCAGCACGTTCCAAAAGACGGCTGTGGAGGTAGAATACGTCACCTGGGTAAGCTTCGCGGCCCGGAGGACGACGGAGGAGCAGGGACACCTCGCGGTAAGATACCGCTTGTTTTGAAAGGTCATCGTAGATCACGAGTGCGGGACGGCCGGTGTCACGGAAGTACTCACCAATCGCAGCGCCTGTAAACGGAGCGTAGAATTGCATGGGAGAAGGATCGGACGCACCGGCAGCCACGATCACGGTGTAGTCCATCGCGCCGTA includes:
- the atpG gene encoding ATP synthase F1 subunit gamma, coding for MASLKEVRNRIVSVNSTQQITKAMKMVAAAKLRRAQDSILQMRPYAQKLGEMLLTVSSGSESAADSPLKAVRAVEKVLIVVVTSDRGLCGAFNTNIIKATIQLIESKYAAQAAKGNVEIFAIGKKGAESLIRRGFTVNTAYTDLFGRLSFVNAKNAAEEIMRDFSEGRYDKVDIVYNEFKNVATQIIHTDPYLPIVAENQSTKSKKTEVNYIFEPDEDEILAELIPKSLKIQLYRAVLESNASEQGARMTAMDKATENAQELLKDLRLVYNRTRQAAITKEILEIVGGAEALKN
- a CDS encoding DUF5615 family PIN-like protein, which produces MPKYLIDVNLPEHCSVWNSAEFIHQRSLDDEWLDSRIWDYARENRLTIVTRDSDFSARMITSVPPPNVIHFRLGNIKASELFEILHKNGIILPN
- a CDS encoding SDR family NAD(P)-dependent oxidoreductase, translating into MPKQVIVSGATGNLGKDVVKKLTEFGYGLHINVRKGKTDAYADNANVSSYLADLAHPEQADVFVAEAIANAGKIEAGILLAGGFAMAKLTDTTDSDIEQMLSINFKTAFHVVKPLMKHFEANGGGQFVFIGARPALVAEAGTGSFAYTLSKTLIFQMADLINAEGKSKHITATVIVPSIIDTPDNRAAMPGSDFSKWIPAADMAEGIAFVLSDTGKKLRQTVLKLYNEA
- a CDS encoding YceI family protein, whose translation is MATTKWVIDPTHSEIQFKVKHLVISTVTGAFNSFEGGVETENEDFDGATVHFSADVESIDTKQEQRDQHLKSADFFDAENHPKLSFTGKLAKKGDDSYKLHGELTVKGTTKPVDFAVEYGGNMTDFYGNNKSGFELSGKINRKEFGLEWSAVTEAGGVVVGDEVKLIANVQVVKQ
- the galU gene encoding UTP--glucose-1-phosphate uridylyltransferase GalU; this translates as MIRKAVIPAAGLGTRFLPATKSMPKEMLPIIDIPTIQYVVQEAVDSGIEDILIISGKGKRAIEDHFDRNVELESRLEEKEDLLWFNEMRRLADMANVHFVRQKEANGLGDAIYYARHHVGNEPFAVLLGDTIMDSVIPVTQQLMDTYEQYGGSVIAVEEVPANKVNRYGIVGGNSLSDSILELSTLVEKPAIDKAPSNLAIAGRYVLTPEIFNTIEQTPKGKNNEIQLTDSLLLLLKRENIFAHHIEGKRHDIGDKLDYLKTTVEFALKRKEFAEPFRKFLVDILNK
- a CDS encoding Uma2 family endonuclease → MILRSASSVLPRTLDEFVRWETVDGFKYEWNDGKIIRSGKVKKRHLFIIRRLQQLFFGTAAFSKGGVLIMEQDVILSAIQMRRPDLSFFSGEQIDASAASEEEPIPEFLIEVISPTDDAEKVEEKLAEYFNSSVRVVWHIYPDNEVVYVYTSRKNVKICTELDVCSAYPVMEDFEISVRELLTTHIAK
- a CDS encoding mevalonate kinase family protein, with amino-acid sequence MIIETRAYARAGLLGNPSDGFFGKTISISVRNFGASISLYESPELHIEPQPQDLNTFRSIFHLRDSVNMLGYNGGIPLIKAGIKKFGDYCEENNIRLPNKNFTVRYRSSIPRQVGMSGSSAIIVALFRALMQFYKVEIPIEILPQLVMVTETEELGITAGLQDRVIQCYEGCVYMDFDKTMIQTQGHGRYERINPELLPKLYVAYNTNLSKVSGKVHNDVRTRYDRGEQDVIDVLGQIAQKAEDGRTALLENRPDDLHALMNENFDLRCKIYNVPESNKRLINAARACGASAKFAGSGGTIIGIYKDDDMLNQLFVQLKKFNARVIRPFVV
- a CDS encoding DUF433 domain-containing protein produces the protein MADLIERITVNPDLCNGKPTIRGKRITVQTVLEHLAAGDTRDTILYHFPSLENADIDACLHFAAQMAGRNFASYPTAA
- a CDS encoding hemolysin family protein — translated: MAAEFAIVKIRASQLEQKAQEGNRMAILSKQIVANLDGYLAATQFGITLASLGLGWIGEPVVSKMIIGAMDLVGLSIDPEVAHHIALPTAFAIITVLHIVFGELAPKSIAIQRPESTTLALSYPLHGFFLIFRPVVWLLNGIANVILKGFGITPSHGSEVHSSDELRYLVQQQKDSGMIEAADYDLIKNAFDFSERIARQIMIPRPQVVGIDVNDFTEAKLEKVIEEGYSRMPVYEDTLDQVIGVLHLKDLLLKMRQGKDIVLRELIRPIATVHGSKPIGALLREFQVSRQQMAVIVDEYGGVDGIVTMEDILEELVGEIQDEYDNEAPIVKNESDNTYTVQGAASIADLNDKLPHDITRRPDYETLAGYLIWKCGRIPAVGEKVKTKHYEFTVLKKQRSSVTQVKIAVLES
- the atpA gene encoding F0F1 ATP synthase subunit alpha; the encoded protein is MVSVRPDEVSAILREQLAGARSEAELEEVGTVLQVGDGVARIYGLSQVQAGELLVFENGLKALALNLEEDNVGAVLLGDFSDIKEGATVKRTKEIASVKVGDGIIGRVVNTLAEPIDGNGPIVGETFEMPIERKAPGVIYRQPVTEPLQTGIKAIDAMIPIGRGQRELIIGDRQTGKTAVAIDTIINQREFYEKGEPVFCIYVACGQKASTIKSIEATLRKYGAMDYTVIVAAGASDPSPMQFYAPFTGAAIGEYFRDTGRPALVIYDDLSKQAVSYREVSLLLRRPPGREAYPGDVFYLHSRLLERAAKVIADDSIAANMNDLPPSLKGKVKGGGSLTALPIIETQAGDVSAYIPTNVISITDGQIFLESNLFNSGIRPAINVGISVSRVGGNAQIKSMKKVSGTLKLDQAQFRELEAFAKFGSDLDAATKLAIDRGRRNQEVLKQAQYAPVPVELQVATVYASTKGLLDTVDVARVKEFEKDFTTVLASQNKEALAALRAGKLDNSVTDVIEKVAKEVAVKYR